A window of the Citrus sinensis cultivar Valencia sweet orange chromosome 9, DVS_A1.0, whole genome shotgun sequence genome harbors these coding sequences:
- the LOC102609562 gene encoding disease resistance protein RPM1-like, translating into MAEAAVNFALETLGPLLVEEIRLWGGVRKEVQSIKSELESLRSFLKDADARAAVEELEGGGEESVRTWVKQLRDEAYRIEDVIDGYTLMVAKLPLGSGLVGVLHRISRFIKKLKLRRGVATEIQDIKSALADIKGRGERYRFRSIDEPSSSGTRNVIPHDSRVRSFFVEDDEVVGIESIKDKLIDLMGNGRSERLVVAVVGEGGLGKTTLAGKTFNNEGLKAHFSCRAWVTVGKEYKKKDLLRTILKEFHSVTNEPASVETHDMEEMELITALRDHLKDKSYMVVFDDVWKIDFWGDVEDALLDNKKSSRIIVTTRHMNVAKFCKSSSPVHVHELETLHPNEAWKLFCRKAFGPSSGGSCPSELRELSQDILAKCGGLPLAIVAVGGLLSTKNRVVSDWKKLFDRLGSMLGSDPHLKDCNRVLSEGYYDLPHHLKSCLLYFGLFPESCKINCARLIRLWIAEGFVQYSKRTTSEQVAEEYLNELVDRSLVQVSERDISGRASICQVHDLMHEIVIRKTEELGFGRVLNGVDLSHCSKTRRITIQRSIDDGALESIKHSKVRTVFLFNIDKLPDSFMKTSIANFKLMKVLDLEDSPIDYLPEGVGNLFNLHYLSVKNTEVKIIPKSIGNLLSLEILDLKNTLVSELPVEIRNLKKLRYLMVYQYNYTSGSSIAGAAVAKVHRGLGSLTDLQKLSIIEADSQALDELMKLRQLRKLGIRPQNGNGKDVCALIANLENLESLTVLMASKEEILDLQSLSSPPQYLQRLYLTGNMKKLPDWIIKLKNVIRLGLDLSGLTEDPIRVLHALPNLLELRLGGTYNYELFHFEAGWFPKLQKLNLHDFVAVKSVIIEKGAMPDIRELVIGPCPLLMEIPIGIEHLKYLKLLVFSCMVKQVYYMTKDENWEKVTEHIPDVLFTFLEAGKWFYCRKEDLSSLFPEYVERIC; encoded by the coding sequence ATGGCGGAGGCTGCGGTGAACTTTGCTCTAGAGACCTTGGGTCCTTTGCTTGTCGAAGAAATCAGATTGTGGGGAGGTGTTAGAAAAGAAGTTCAAAGCATCAAAAGCGAACTGGAGAGTCTCAGATCTTTCCTCAAAGACGCGGATGCAAGGGCAGCAGTCGAAGAATTAGAAGGAGGCGGTGAGGAAAGTGTCAGAACTTGGGTGAAACAACTGAGGGATGAAGCTTATCGCATTGAAGATGTGATCGACGGGTACACACTCATGGTGGCAAAACTCCCTCTTGGGAGTGGCCTCGTTGGTGTTCTCCATAGAATCAGTCGTTTCATAAAGAAGCTGAAGCTGCGGCGTGGAGTTGCTACTGAGATTCAAGATATCAAATCAGCGCTTGCTGATATAAAGGGAAGGGGAGAAAGATATCGATTCAGATCTATTGATGAACCATCGAGCAGTGGAACCAGAAATGTTATCCCACATGACTCTCGAGTTCGTTCCTTTTTcgttgaagatgatgaagttgTGGGCATCGAATCcattaaagataaattgattgatttgatGGGGAACGGAAGATCCGAACGTTTAGTGGTTGCTGTGGTGGGTGAAGGAGGACTAGGCAAGACCACTCTTGCCGGGAAAACTTTTAACAATGAAGGTTTAAAAGCTCACTTCAGTTGCCGGGCTTGGGTCACCGTTGGGaaagaatacaaaaaaaaagatttgttgAGGACAATTCTAAAGGAGTTTCACAGTGTAACAAACGAGCCTGCTTCAGTGGAGACACACGACATGGAAGAGATGGAGCTGATCACCGCGCTGAGGGACCACCTGAAGGACAAGAGTTACATGGTTGTGTTCGACGATGTTTGGAAGATTGATTTCTGGGGAGACGTGGAGGATGCTTTACTTGATAACAAGAAAAGCAGCAGGATAATTGTCACAACACGGCACATGAATGTCGCTAAGTTTTGCAAATCATCTTCCCCTGTTCATGTCCATGAGCTTGAAACTTTGCATCCGAATGAAGCGTGGAAACTTTTTTGTAGAAAGGCGTTCGGACCAAGCTCCGGAGGCTCTTGTCCTTCAGAGTTGAGGGAGTTGTCCCAGGACATCCTTGCAAAATGTGGAGGTTTGCCTCTTGCTATTGTGGCCGTAGGTGGACTTCTTTCAACCAAGAACAGGGTTGTATCTGATTGGAAGAAATTGTTTGATAGGTTGGGCTCAATGTTAGGAAGCGATCCCCATCTAAAAGATTGCAACCGAGTTTTATCTGAAGGGTATTATGATCTTCCTCACCATCTCAAATCATGTCTTCTGTACTTTGGCTTATTTCCAGAGAGCTGCAAAATTAACTGTGCTAGACTTATCCGTTTGTGGATAGCTGAGGGCTTTGTCCAGTACAGCAAACGCACCACATCTGAACAGGTTGCAGAAGAATACTTGAATGAGCTCGTTGACAGAAGCTTGGTTCAAGTTTCAGAGAGAGATATTTCTGGGCGAGCTAGTATCTGCCAAGTTCATGATCTTATGCACGAGATCGTCATCAGAAAAACTGAAGAATTGGGCTTCGGTCGTGTGCTGAACGGAGTGGACTTGAGTCATTGCAGTAAAACTCGACGAATAACTATACAGAGAAGTATTGATGATGGTGCTTTAGAGAGCATCAAGCACTCGAAGGTCCGtactgtttttcttttcaatataGATAAGCTGCCCGACTCTTTCATGAAAACAAGTATTGCCAATTTCAAGCTCATGAAAGTACTAGATCTGGAAGATTCTCCTATAGATTACCTTCCTGAAGGAGTGGGAAACTTATTCAATTTACACTACTTGAGTGTGAAAAATAcagaagtaaaaataattccCAAGTCCATTGGAAATCTTCTCAGTTTAgagattttggatttgaaaaaCACTTTGGTGAGTGAACTTCCAGTAGAGATCAGGAATCTTAAAAAGTTGCGTTATCTAATGGTGTATCAGTACAATTATACCTCAGGTTCTAGTATAGCAGGAGCAGCAGTAGCCAAAGTACACCGGGGGCTTGGGTCGCTAACGGATCTGCAGAAGTTGTCTATTATAGAAGCTGACTCTCAAGCGCTTGACGAGCTTATGAAGCTAAGGCAGTTAAGAAAGTTGGGCATTAGGCCCCAAAATGGAAATGGCAAGGATGTGTGTGCTTTGATTGCAAATTTGGAAAACCTAGAGTCTTTAACAGTGTTAATGGCAAGCAAAGAAGAAATACTTGACTTGCAGTCTTTGAGTAGTCCTCCTCAATATCTGCAGCGTCTCTACTTGACGGGGAATATGAAGAAACTGCCGGATTGgattattaaactaaaaaatgtaATCAGATTGGGTTTGGACTTGTCGGGATTGACTGAGGATCCAATCAGAGTCCTTCACGCCTTGCCTAATTTATTGGAACTTAGACTCGGGGGGACATACAACTACGAGCTTTTTCACTTTGAAGCAGGTTGGTTTCCAAAGCTCCAAAAATTGAATCTCCATGACTTCGTCGCGGTGAAATCGGTTATAATAGAGAAAGGTGCGATGCCTGACATTAGAGAACTGGTGATTGGGCCTTGCCCGCTGTTGATGGAGATTCCTATTGGAATTGAACATCTTAAATACCTTAAGCTACTTGTATTTTCTTGTATGGTTAAACAAGTTTATTACATGACAAAAGACGAGAACTGGGAGAAGGTTACTGAACATATACCAGATGTCCTTTTCACTTTTTTGGAGGCCGGGAAGTGGTTTTATTGTCGAAAAGAGGATCTCTCATCTCTGTTTCCTGAATATGTCGAGCGAATCTGCTGA